A DNA window from Streptomyces sp. 71268 contains the following coding sequences:
- a CDS encoding 2-hydroxyacid dehydrogenase encodes MPAYDSETVRPVVWLPLPAEEIDDLPQGLEYAYWNAGDEYPTDPARCVFYCVPYMKGAEPSVRPLPQMSRVRVVQTLTAGIDHMESGLSSLPPGAQLCNARGVHDASTAELALTLTLAALRDIPGFVRAQDAERWSTGFRPALADRSVLIVGYGAIGSAIEDRLTPFECARVTRVARSARESERGPVHPLAALPELLPDADVVILALPLTEATRSLVSTGFLDRMKDGALLVNVARGAIVDTKALLAELETGRLRAALDVTDPEPLPPGHALWHAPGVLITPHVGGPSSAFLPRARRLLRDQLHRFVAGEPLHNVVVTAG; translated from the coding sequence ATGCCTGCATATGACAGTGAAACGGTGCGTCCCGTGGTGTGGCTGCCCCTCCCGGCCGAGGAGATCGACGACCTGCCGCAGGGCCTGGAGTACGCCTACTGGAACGCGGGGGACGAGTACCCGACGGACCCGGCCCGCTGCGTCTTCTACTGCGTCCCGTACATGAAGGGCGCGGAGCCCTCCGTACGGCCGCTGCCCCAGATGTCCCGGGTGCGGGTCGTGCAGACGCTCACCGCGGGTATCGACCACATGGAGTCAGGGTTGTCCTCGCTGCCGCCCGGCGCCCAGTTGTGCAACGCGCGCGGCGTCCACGACGCGAGCACCGCCGAACTCGCGCTGACGCTCACGTTGGCTGCGCTGCGTGACATCCCGGGGTTCGTACGGGCCCAGGACGCCGAGCGTTGGAGCACTGGATTCCGGCCAGCGCTCGCCGACCGTTCCGTGCTGATTGTCGGGTACGGCGCGATCGGCTCGGCGATCGAGGACCGGCTCACACCCTTCGAGTGTGCGCGGGTGACGCGCGTCGCGCGCTCCGCCCGCGAGTCCGAGCGCGGCCCCGTGCATCCACTCGCGGCGCTGCCCGAGCTGCTGCCCGACGCGGACGTGGTGATCTTGGCCCTGCCGCTTACCGAGGCGACTCGTTCCCTGGTCAGCACCGGTTTTCTGGATCGGATGAAGGACGGGGCGCTGCTGGTGAACGTCGCCCGCGGCGCCATCGTGGACACCAAGGCCCTGCTCGCTGAGCTGGAGACGGGCCGGCTGCGGGCCGCGCTCGACGTCACCGACCCGGAACCACTGCCGCCGGGCCACGCGTTGTGGCACGCTCCAGGGGTCCTCATCACTCCGCACGTGGGCGGCCCGTCGTCGGCCTTTCTGCCGCGTGCCCGGCGGCTTCTGCGGGATCAACTGCATCGGTTCGTAGCCGGAGAACCGCTGCACAACGTGGTCGTGACGGCTGGCTGA
- a CDS encoding aldo/keto reductase, translated as MERRTIGAGALSVGAIGLGCMPMNWAYTSSQQSGEGSLRTVHAALDRGVSLLDTADMYGPFTNELLVGRVLKERRAEAFVSTKCGLLVGEQHVVANGRPGYVKRACDASLRRLQTDRIDLYQLHRADPEVPIEETWGAMAELVAAGKVRALGLCAVGARGQLRRAGARAGAMAPARMHDATIRQLERVQQVFPVSCVQAELSVWSPEALDTLVPWCASRGVGVLAAMPLGNGYLSGTLTPGQGFEPEDVRARHPRFTGEMMAANQPIVVGLRRVAERHGATAAQVALAWLLTRGRHIVPIPGTKKERWATENAEAARLRLTEQDLAEIAALPPARGSWD; from the coding sequence GTGGAGCGCAGGACAATCGGTGCGGGGGCGCTGTCGGTGGGCGCCATCGGGCTCGGGTGCATGCCCATGAACTGGGCGTACACCAGCTCGCAGCAGAGCGGCGAGGGCTCGTTGCGCACCGTGCACGCCGCGCTCGACCGCGGCGTCAGCCTGCTGGACACCGCCGACATGTACGGCCCCTTCACCAACGAGCTGCTCGTCGGCCGGGTACTCAAGGAGCGGCGCGCCGAAGCCTTCGTCTCGACCAAGTGCGGACTGCTCGTCGGGGAACAACACGTTGTCGCCAACGGGCGCCCCGGCTACGTCAAGCGGGCCTGTGACGCCTCGCTGCGCCGGCTCCAGACGGACCGGATCGACCTCTACCAGCTCCACCGGGCCGACCCCGAGGTGCCCATCGAGGAGACCTGGGGCGCCATGGCGGAACTCGTCGCGGCCGGCAAGGTGCGGGCGCTCGGGCTGTGCGCCGTAGGAGCGCGCGGTCAGCTACGACGCGCCGGAGCACGCGCCGGGGCAATGGCCCCGGCGCGGATGCACGACGCGACCATCCGCCAGCTCGAACGGGTGCAGCAGGTGTTCCCGGTGAGCTGTGTACAGGCCGAGCTGTCGGTGTGGTCGCCAGAGGCCCTGGACACGCTCGTGCCGTGGTGCGCCTCGCGCGGCGTCGGCGTCCTCGCCGCGATGCCGCTGGGCAACGGCTACCTCAGCGGCACGCTGACGCCCGGCCAGGGCTTCGAGCCGGAGGACGTACGCGCCCGCCACCCGCGCTTCACGGGCGAGATGATGGCCGCCAACCAGCCGATCGTCGTGGGCCTGCGCCGCGTGGCGGAACGCCACGGGGCCACGGCCGCCCAGGTGGCGTTGGCGTGGCTGCTCACCCGGGGGCGGCACATCGTGCCGATCCCCGGCACCAAGAAGGAACGTTGGGCCACGGAGAACGCGGAGGCGGCGCGGCTACGCCTGACCGAGCAGGACCTCGCGGAGATCGCCGCGCTGCCGCCGGCGCGGGGGTCGTGGGACTGA
- a CDS encoding barstar family protein: MLRDPSPPTSTEPWLSIADLDGSVPIQDFLPSPGTTFTAWMSGRHMRDPDGLLQQFYDAFRFPDYFGWNFPALSDCLSDLAWLPADHFVLVIEEAQGILSEDVAALADFLDILLRTGERWSTAQRPDGSTRARFRTLLICDEPAGARLRDAALAKRRQQKPGMPGTE; the protein is encoded by the coding sequence ATGCTGCGAGACCCCAGCCCGCCGACCAGTACCGAACCCTGGCTCTCCATCGCCGACCTCGACGGCTCAGTGCCTATCCAGGACTTCCTTCCCTCTCCCGGCACCACCTTCACCGCGTGGATGAGCGGGCGGCACATGCGGGACCCGGATGGACTCCTCCAACAGTTCTACGACGCCTTCAGGTTTCCAGACTATTTCGGTTGGAATTTCCCCGCACTCAGCGACTGTCTGAGCGATCTCGCCTGGCTCCCCGCAGACCATTTCGTGCTGGTCATCGAGGAGGCACAGGGGATTCTGAGCGAAGATGTCGCGGCACTCGCGGATTTCCTGGACATCCTGCTACGCACTGGAGAGCGATGGTCCACTGCCCAGCGCCCCGACGGCAGCACGCGCGCCAGGTTCCGCACTCTCCTCATATGCGATGAGCCTGCCGGGGCGCGTTTGCGGGACGCTGCGCTCGCGAAGCGTCGACAACAGAAGCCAGGAATGCCCGGCACCGAGTGA
- a CDS encoding PQQ-dependent sugar dehydrogenase, which translates to MRRTGVTAAFAAATLLFVSGCSDDGGDGPILGRTPGTPSPSAKKGGDGPSASPSRSAPPEKGTAKVVATVAQKLSAPWGLVELPDGDLLVALRDEGKVVRIGGEDGKRTELGSVPGASPGGEGGLLGIAVSPTFGADRMLYAYFTTESDNRVARMIYDERRPAGQQLGAPDTILKGIPKGTIHNGGRIAFGPDKMLYVGTGESGDRGLAQDKDSLGGKILRMTPDGEPAEDNPSPDSVVYSYGHRNVQGLAWDKQKRLWAAEFGQDTWDELNLIKPDGNYGWPEVEGRGKDGEAAEQGFVDPVEQWKTSEASPSGIAIVDGSVWMAALGGERLWRVPLDGTRPVAKPQEFFVGKYGRLRTVQASDDGTLLLTTSNTDGRGDPKGQDDRVLRLKVS; encoded by the coding sequence GTGCGACGTACCGGTGTCACCGCCGCATTCGCCGCGGCCACGCTGCTGTTCGTGTCCGGTTGCTCGGACGACGGTGGTGACGGTCCGATCCTGGGGCGGACTCCGGGGACCCCGTCGCCGTCGGCCAAGAAGGGCGGTGACGGGCCGTCGGCGAGTCCGTCGCGCTCCGCGCCGCCCGAGAAGGGCACCGCGAAGGTGGTGGCCACCGTGGCGCAGAAGTTGAGTGCGCCGTGGGGCCTCGTCGAGTTGCCCGACGGCGATCTGCTGGTGGCCCTGCGCGACGAGGGCAAGGTGGTGCGGATCGGGGGCGAGGACGGCAAGCGGACCGAGCTGGGCTCGGTGCCCGGCGCCTCGCCGGGTGGGGAGGGCGGGCTGCTCGGGATCGCCGTGTCGCCCACCTTCGGTGCGGACCGCATGCTGTACGCGTACTTCACGACCGAGTCGGACAACCGTGTCGCGCGCATGATCTACGACGAGAGGCGCCCCGCGGGACAGCAGTTGGGCGCGCCCGACACCATCCTCAAGGGCATCCCCAAGGGCACCATCCACAACGGCGGGCGGATCGCGTTCGGTCCGGACAAGATGCTGTACGTGGGCACGGGTGAGAGCGGGGACCGCGGGCTGGCCCAGGACAAGGACTCGCTCGGCGGCAAGATCCTGCGGATGACGCCCGACGGGGAGCCGGCGGAGGACAACCCGTCCCCCGACTCGGTCGTCTACTCGTACGGTCACCGCAACGTGCAGGGGCTGGCCTGGGACAAGCAGAAGCGGCTGTGGGCCGCGGAGTTCGGCCAGGACACCTGGGACGAGCTCAACCTGATCAAGCCGGACGGCAACTACGGCTGGCCCGAGGTCGAGGGCAGGGGCAAGGACGGCGAGGCCGCGGAGCAGGGGTTCGTGGACCCGGTGGAGCAGTGGAAGACCAGCGAGGCGTCGCCCAGCGGCATCGCCATCGTGGACGGCTCCGTGTGGATGGCGGCGCTCGGCGGCGAGCGCCTGTGGCGCGTTCCGCTGGACGGCACCCGACCGGTGGCGAAGCCGCAGGAGTTCTTCGTCGGGAAGTACGGGCGGCTGCGCACCGTTCAGGCTTCGGACGACGGCACCCTGTTGCTGACCACGAGCAACACGGACGGGCGGGGCGACCCGAAGGGGCAGGACGACCGCGTCCTCCGGCTGAAGGTGAGCTGA
- a CDS encoding AAA family ATPase, whose product MLGSVSTTSVSPVFVGRTEELGALSDALGRAAVQQPQALLLGGEAGVGKTRLAEEFLVAARAAGAVTALGGCVEIGVDGLPFAPISTVLRALRRQLGEELDRAAAGQEGELARLLPELGETAPESRDEDGRARLFELTARLLERLATERTLVIVVEDLHWADRSTRELLGYLFRSVQRARLVILATYRSDDIHRRHPLRPFIAEIDRMRTVRRIELARFNRAEVHAQIAGIYGTEPDRQLVDRVFERTDGNAFFVEEIAHSITDGAQCGLSESLRDLLLVRVEALPDDAERVVRIVAEGGSRVEHALLAAVARLGEDELIEALRAAVGSNILLPTDDDNGYRFRHALVREAVTDDLLPSERARLNRQYATALEADPGLVREDEYEARLASYWYYAHDPAKALPAVLAASVKARRRHAYAEQLGLLERAMELWEDVPSEVRTAQRPMDEAGAYPACAVHEEGALRHLDLLAEVVVAAHLSGQRERALAITKRALRTVDETRDPLRAAWFWTQRSKIMEGLARGNGWAELSRAQELVRGLPPSVVHADVLAAAAGWLAVHEPGPDSYTAAERAVELARLVGADELELHARVTRGNLMIDSGDVDGGLAEMADAAARAVDGGCISVIARCHVNLSSALEGVGRSAEAVEVAREGVRTAQRFGLVDTKGWTYGNMAESLISLGRWDEALEATRKTERFGQGSKPRGAAASRRVQLALARGEWDVAQEQHLAAREFYGTHDPQPQYTITLARHALTLAALRGDILRARALLAEALDFGIPVGTQRYAWQLLLAAATAEAEARGLPAAEAGRAEALDRVRSAAKRLAQPVPIWRAYGLLVAAELLRAEGRDTPAHWSEAAAALAPLDRPYELAQVRYRWAAARLAAGDAPPATAAHSVAAVPRPASATPAVTAPGARHAAEPATVGPAREHAASLLARAYETAERLAAEPLREAITLLAARARLPLPSTGAGRPRPVGAPTGAGTRRAVTAGGPKPEPADGDHPVHGAPEPAARPDAAPAVGARAEDPADAFRLTRRERDVLRLVAVGRSNRQIAEELFISPKTASVHVSNILSKLEVSGRGEAAAMAHRLRLVTPAETA is encoded by the coding sequence ATGCTCGGCTCTGTGAGTACCACGTCCGTCAGCCCGGTCTTCGTCGGCCGTACCGAAGAGCTGGGCGCGCTCTCCGACGCGCTCGGCCGCGCCGCCGTGCAGCAGCCCCAGGCGTTGCTGCTCGGGGGTGAGGCCGGAGTGGGCAAGACGCGGCTGGCCGAGGAGTTCCTGGTCGCGGCGCGCGCGGCCGGCGCCGTCACGGCGCTGGGCGGGTGCGTGGAGATCGGCGTGGACGGCCTGCCGTTCGCGCCGATCTCCACCGTGCTGCGCGCGCTGCGCCGGCAGTTGGGGGAGGAGCTGGACCGCGCCGCCGCGGGCCAGGAGGGCGAGCTGGCCCGGCTGCTGCCCGAACTGGGGGAGACCGCGCCCGAGTCGCGGGACGAGGACGGCCGGGCCCGGTTGTTCGAGCTGACGGCGCGACTCCTGGAGCGGCTCGCCACCGAGCGCACGCTGGTGATCGTCGTCGAGGACCTGCACTGGGCGGACCGTTCCACCCGCGAGCTGCTCGGCTACCTCTTCCGCTCCGTGCAGCGCGCGCGACTGGTCATCCTCGCCACGTACCGCTCCGACGACATCCACCGCCGCCATCCGCTGCGCCCCTTCATCGCCGAGATCGACCGCATGCGCACCGTGCGCCGCATCGAGCTGGCGCGCTTCAACCGCGCCGAGGTGCACGCGCAGATAGCGGGCATCTACGGCACCGAGCCCGACCGGCAGTTGGTGGACCGGGTCTTCGAGCGGACCGACGGCAACGCCTTCTTCGTCGAGGAGATCGCCCACAGCATCACCGACGGGGCCCAGTGCGGGCTCAGCGAGTCGCTGCGCGACCTGCTGCTGGTGCGGGTCGAAGCGCTGCCCGACGACGCCGAACGGGTGGTGCGGATCGTGGCGGAGGGCGGTTCGCGCGTGGAGCACGCGCTGCTCGCGGCCGTCGCCAGGCTCGGCGAGGACGAGCTGATCGAGGCGCTGCGCGCCGCCGTCGGCTCCAACATCCTGCTCCCGACGGACGACGACAACGGCTACCGCTTCCGGCACGCCCTGGTCCGCGAGGCCGTCACCGACGACCTGCTGCCGAGCGAGCGCGCCCGGCTCAACCGGCAGTACGCGACGGCCCTGGAGGCCGACCCCGGGCTCGTGCGGGAGGACGAGTACGAGGCGCGGCTGGCCAGCTACTGGTACTACGCGCACGACCCGGCCAAGGCGCTCCCCGCCGTGCTCGCCGCCTCCGTCAAGGCCCGCCGCCGGCACGCCTACGCCGAGCAACTGGGCCTCCTCGAGCGGGCCATGGAGCTGTGGGAGGACGTGCCGTCGGAGGTCAGGACGGCGCAGCGACCGATGGACGAGGCGGGCGCCTATCCCGCCTGCGCCGTGCACGAGGAGGGCGCGCTGCGCCACCTGGACCTGCTGGCGGAGGTGGTGGTGGCCGCCCACCTGTCCGGGCAGCGCGAGCGGGCGCTGGCCATCACCAAGCGCGCGCTGCGCACGGTGGACGAGACGCGGGACCCGCTGCGGGCCGCGTGGTTCTGGACCCAGCGCTCCAAGATCATGGAGGGGCTGGCGCGGGGCAACGGCTGGGCCGAGCTGAGCCGGGCCCAGGAACTGGTGCGCGGCCTGCCGCCGTCGGTGGTGCACGCGGACGTGCTCGCCGCGGCGGCCGGCTGGCTCGCGGTGCACGAGCCGGGGCCCGACAGCTACACCGCCGCGGAGCGCGCCGTGGAGTTGGCCCGGCTCGTCGGCGCCGACGAGTTGGAACTGCACGCGCGGGTGACGCGCGGCAACCTCATGATCGACTCCGGTGACGTGGACGGCGGCCTGGCCGAGATGGCCGACGCCGCGGCCCGCGCCGTCGACGGCGGGTGCATCAGCGTGATAGCCCGCTGCCACGTCAACCTCTCGTCGGCCCTGGAGGGCGTCGGCCGGTCGGCCGAGGCGGTCGAGGTCGCGCGCGAGGGCGTGCGGACGGCGCAGCGTTTCGGGCTCGTGGACACCAAGGGCTGGACGTACGGGAACATGGCCGAGTCGCTGATCTCGCTGGGCCGTTGGGACGAGGCGCTGGAGGCCACGCGGAAGACGGAGCGGTTCGGCCAGGGCAGCAAGCCGCGCGGCGCGGCCGCGAGCCGGCGCGTACAGCTCGCGCTCGCGCGCGGTGAGTGGGACGTGGCCCAGGAGCAGCACCTCGCCGCCCGCGAGTTCTACGGCACCCACGACCCGCAGCCGCAGTACACCATCACGCTGGCCCGACACGCCCTGACGCTGGCCGCGCTCCGTGGCGACATCCTCCGGGCCCGCGCCCTCCTGGCCGAGGCGCTGGACTTCGGCATTCCGGTCGGAACCCAGCGGTACGCCTGGCAGTTGCTGCTCGCCGCCGCCACCGCGGAGGCCGAGGCGCGCGGCCTGCCCGCCGCGGAAGCCGGCCGGGCCGAGGCGCTGGACCGCGTCCGCTCGGCCGCGAAGCGGCTCGCCCAGCCCGTACCGATCTGGCGCGCGTACGGCCTGCTGGTGGCGGCCGAACTGCTGCGCGCCGAGGGTCGCGACACGCCCGCGCACTGGAGCGAGGCCGCCGCCGCCCTGGCCCCGCTGGACCGCCCGTACGAGCTGGCCCAGGTCCGCTACCGCTGGGCTGCGGCCCGCCTGGCCGCGGGCGACGCCCCACCGGCGACCGCCGCGCACTCCGTGGCGGCGGTGCCGAGACCGGCCTCGGCGACCCCCGCCGTCACCGCCCCCGGCGCGCGTCACGCCGCCGAACCCGCCACCGTCGGCCCCGCGCGCGAGCACGCCGCGTCCCTGCTGGCACGGGCGTACGAGACGGCGGAGCGACTGGCGGCCGAGCCGTTGCGCGAGGCGATCACCCTGCTGGCGGCGCGCGCCCGGCTCCCGCTGCCGTCCACGGGCGCCGGCCGGCCCCGCCCCGTCGGCGCGCCGACCGGCGCCGGTACCCGACGGGCGGTCACCGCGGGCGGCCCGAAGCCCGAGCCGGCCGACGGGGACCACCCCGTGCACGGCGCCCCGGAGCCCGCCGCGCGCCCGGACGCGGCCCCGGCCGTCGGCGCCCGCGCCGAAGACCCGGCCGACGCCTTCCGGCTGACCCGGCGCGAGCGCGACGTGTTGCGTCTGGTGGCCGTCGGCCGGAGCAACCGGCAGATAGCCGAGGAGTTGTTCATCTCCCCGAAGACGGCCAGCGTCCACGTCTCCAACATCCTGTCCAAGCTGGAGGTATCGGGTCGTGGCGAGGCCGCGGCCATGGCCCACCGGCTGCGGCTGGTGACCCCGGCGGAAACGGCGTAG
- a CDS encoding HD domain-containing protein has product MQSPMDDSARLGRQAQALKDTAARPTPTNVVGLSPTFTDPLWRIPVSLRPVEVALLRTAPLRRLHFVAHGGASTLSTLQSYSRLEHSLGVLALVAHFRPDDAPLRVAALVHDIGHLPLSHTFEGIHDLDHHAIGLRLLRADPVRSVLARHGVCADAVAAALAGEPPSPLSNRTGLLHLDHLDSYVRSGRAAGRLKTDPAVMLCRIDLRDSVVSTDRETAATLVDLITAEARLHTSWDNVGPTSVVRRLAGQLLDGTPLSPDELARLTDPQLWSALDACPSTRAESTMVRYEPHRLKVRAGHAPDEQRGWNFSLRKIYRAAPLVAGQRIEASAPELAAELAALGTLPTTFRVWWS; this is encoded by the coding sequence GTGCAGAGCCCCATGGACGACAGCGCACGCCTGGGCCGCCAGGCCCAGGCCCTCAAGGACACCGCGGCGCGGCCCACACCGACCAACGTCGTGGGTCTGTCCCCGACGTTCACCGACCCGCTGTGGCGGATACCGGTCAGCCTGCGTCCCGTGGAAGTGGCCCTGCTGCGCACCGCGCCGCTACGGCGCCTGCACTTCGTCGCCCACGGCGGAGCCTCGACGCTCAGCACCCTGCAGTCGTACTCCCGGTTGGAACACAGCCTCGGAGTCCTCGCGCTGGTCGCGCACTTCCGCCCGGACGACGCGCCGCTCCGGGTCGCCGCGCTCGTGCACGACATCGGACACCTGCCGCTGAGTCACACCTTCGAGGGCATCCACGACCTCGACCATCACGCGATCGGCTTGCGGTTGCTACGGGCAGACCCGGTCCGCTCCGTACTGGCCCGCCACGGGGTGTGCGCCGACGCGGTCGCCGCCGCCCTCGCCGGAGAACCGCCGTCACCGCTCAGCAACCGCACCGGTCTGCTGCACCTCGACCATCTCGACTCGTACGTGCGCAGCGGTCGGGCCGCCGGGCGACTCAAGACCGACCCCGCCGTGATGCTGTGCCGGATCGACCTCCGGGACTCCGTGGTCTCCACCGACCGCGAGACCGCCGCCACCCTCGTCGACCTGATCACCGCGGAGGCGCGGCTGCACACCTCCTGGGACAACGTGGGCCCGACGTCCGTGGTCCGCCGCCTGGCCGGGCAACTACTCGACGGCACGCCCCTCAGCCCCGACGAACTGGCCCGGCTCACCGACCCGCAACTCTGGTCGGCGCTCGACGCCTGCCCCAGCACGCGGGCGGAGAGCACCATGGTCCGGTACGAGCCGCACCGGCTGAAGGTCAGGGCCGGGCACGCCCCCGACGAGCAGCGCGGCTGGAACTTCTCGCTCCGCAAGATCTACCGCGCCGCTCCGCTGGTGGCCGGCCAGCGAATCGAGGCGTCGGCACCCGAACTGGCCGCGGAGCTGGCCGCCCTGGGCACGCTCCCCACCACGTTCCGCGTCTGGTGGAGCTGA
- a CDS encoding MMPL family transporter, which translates to MAALARWCLRRRLVVIVLWLAVLAGAASAAAVAGSAYSNDYDVPGTESAKAASLAAKAFPDQAGDGDRVVWHTDAGREPVRSATVEARMTGVLDRIADLPGVAAVGSPYAGPDGARQISPDGHTAYATVTFERPADDLPASQPRAVVDAAKAAAGDGLQVEAGGSAIALTEKPDTHLSELIGIAVAAVVLFVAFGSLAASLLPIITAVVAVGTATLGITLLGHVMTVADFAPMLGMLIGLGVGIDYALFIVTRHRQGLRAGLPVPEAAERAVATTGRAVVFAGGTVCVALLGMLILRLSFLNGVAIAASLTVVLTVAASVTLLPALLGTIGPRALSRRERRRLAAGARPSEAPTGLAARWSAFVERHPRLLGGLAAAVMLVLALPTLSLHLGTSDQGNNPVGSTTRQAYDLLAGDGANGTGANGDGANGAGTTDGGPDGAAGGAAVPSGFGPGVNGPLTLVAHLDGAADRVALSRLEDALRDTEGVASVQGPAATDASAPSSGDTSVITVIPETAPQSERTSELVDRLRTEVIPAAERGTSLEVYVGGLTASYDDFAEVIVGKLPLFVGVVVGLGCLLLLLAFRSVGIPVKAAIMNIAAVASSFGVIVAVFQWGWGSEFLGLGRAGPIEPFLPVIMISVLFGLSMDYQVFLVSRMYEEWRVTGDNCRAVRVGLAETSRVINSAAVIMIAVFAAFVLSGDRIIAMFGIGLAVAVALDAFVLRTLLVPALMHLLGGANWWLPGWLDRWLPRFSIEPPERVAAPRRVEAPARRAEAPEHAGAP; encoded by the coding sequence ATGGCCGCACTCGCCCGGTGGTGCCTCAGGCGCCGCCTCGTCGTCATCGTGCTGTGGCTGGCCGTCCTCGCGGGCGCCGCCTCGGCCGCCGCCGTGGCGGGTTCCGCGTACTCCAACGACTACGACGTGCCGGGCACCGAGTCGGCGAAGGCCGCCTCGCTGGCGGCCAAGGCGTTCCCGGACCAGGCGGGCGACGGCGACCGTGTGGTCTGGCACACGGACGCGGGGCGCGAACCCGTCCGCTCCGCCACCGTCGAGGCCCGGATGACCGGCGTCCTCGACCGGATCGCCGACCTGCCCGGAGTGGCCGCCGTCGGCAGCCCCTACGCGGGGCCCGACGGGGCGCGCCAGATCAGCCCCGACGGGCACACCGCGTACGCGACCGTCACCTTCGAGCGGCCCGCCGACGACCTGCCGGCGAGCCAGCCGCGCGCCGTGGTGGACGCCGCGAAGGCCGCCGCGGGCGACGGGCTCCAGGTCGAGGCCGGGGGCAGCGCCATCGCGCTCACCGAGAAGCCCGACACGCACCTCAGCGAGTTGATCGGCATCGCCGTCGCCGCGGTGGTGCTCTTCGTCGCCTTCGGCTCGCTCGCCGCCAGCCTGCTGCCGATCATCACGGCCGTGGTGGCCGTGGGCACCGCCACGCTGGGCATCACCCTGCTCGGCCACGTCATGACCGTCGCCGACTTCGCGCCGATGCTGGGCATGCTCATCGGCCTCGGCGTGGGCATCGACTACGCGCTGTTCATCGTCACCCGGCACCGCCAGGGACTCAGGGCCGGACTGCCGGTGCCCGAGGCCGCCGAGCGCGCCGTGGCCACCACCGGGCGCGCCGTGGTCTTTGCCGGCGGCACCGTCTGCGTCGCCCTGCTCGGCATGCTCATCCTGCGACTGAGCTTCCTGAACGGCGTGGCCATCGCCGCCTCGCTCACCGTCGTGCTGACCGTCGCCGCCTCCGTCACGCTGCTGCCCGCGCTGCTCGGGACCATCGGGCCGCGGGCGCTCAGCCGCCGCGAACGACGCCGGCTCGCCGCGGGCGCCCGCCCGTCCGAGGCGCCCACGGGGCTCGCCGCCCGCTGGTCCGCCTTCGTCGAGCGCCACCCCCGGCTGCTCGGCGGCCTCGCCGCGGCCGTCATGCTCGTCCTGGCCCTGCCGACCCTCTCGCTCCACCTGGGCACCTCCGACCAGGGCAACAACCCCGTCGGGTCGACCACGCGCCAGGCGTACGACCTCCTCGCCGGCGACGGTGCGAACGGCACTGGCGCGAACGGCGACGGCGCGAACGGTGCTGGCACCACTGACGGCGGCCCGGACGGGGCCGCCGGGGGAGCGGCGGTCCCGAGCGGCTTCGGGCCCGGGGTAAACGGGCCCCTGACGCTGGTCGCCCATCTCGACGGGGCCGCCGACCGCGTCGCCCTGAGTCGCCTGGAGGACGCCCTCCGGGACACCGAGGGCGTCGCCTCCGTCCAGGGCCCGGCTGCCACCGACGCGTCCGCCCCCAGCAGCGGCGACACGAGCGTGATCACCGTCATCCCGGAGACCGCCCCGCAGTCCGAGCGGACCAGCGAACTGGTCGACCGGCTCCGCACCGAGGTGATCCCGGCCGCCGAACGCGGCACCTCGCTGGAGGTGTACGTGGGCGGCCTCACCGCCAGCTACGACGACTTCGCCGAGGTCATTGTCGGCAAGCTGCCGCTGTTCGTGGGCGTCGTGGTCGGCCTCGGCTGCCTGCTCCTGCTGCTGGCCTTCCGTAGCGTCGGCATCCCCGTCAAGGCGGCGATCATGAACATCGCCGCCGTCGCCTCCTCCTTCGGCGTCATCGTCGCCGTCTTCCAGTGGGGCTGGGGCAGCGAGTTCCTGGGCCTGGGCAGGGCGGGACCGATCGAACCCTTCCTGCCCGTAATCATGATCTCCGTGCTGTTCGGCCTGTCGATGGACTACCAGGTGTTCCTGGTCAGCCGGATGTACGAGGAGTGGCGAGTAACCGGCGACAACTGCCGCGCCGTGCGCGTCGGACTGGCCGAAACCAGCCGGGTCATCAACTCCGCCGCCGTGATCATGATCGCTGTCTTCGCCGCCTTCGTCCTCAGCGGTGACCGCATCATCGCCATGTTCGGCATCGGCCTTGCCGTCGCCGTCGCCCTGGACGCCTTCGTGCTCCGTACGCTCCTGGTCCCGGCCCTGATGCACCTGCTGGGCGGCGCCAACTGGTGGCTCCCCGGCTGGCTCGACCGCTGGCTGCCCCGGTTCAGCATCGAGCCGCCGGAGCGCGTGGCCGCGCCGAGGCGCGTGGAAGCGCCGGCGCGGCGCGCGGAGGCACCGGAGCACGCGGGCGCGCCGTAG